CCGCGTCTTCCACGCCATCCAGCCGCTGCGAAACAGGCCCTGCAGGTCGATGACGAGGTCGTACTGCGCGTCCCGTAACCGCCGGCCGAAGGCGAAGAGTTCGTGGCGCGTTTCACGATTCTTCCACGCGGCCCCGAGACGCTTGCGGTCGAACAAAATCGCGTTGTCCAACTGCGGGTGATTGTCGAGTATGCCCGCGCACGCCGGCGTGACCAGCCAGTCGATCTTCGCCGCCGGCCAGCGGTCGCGCAGCAAGTTCAGGATCGGCAGCGCATGCACGACGTCGCCCACCGCGCTGGGCTTAATGATCAAGATGCGGTTAGGGGGCGTCGGAAACGCGATGGCCGTCATGCGATGCACGCATGAATAAGCGAGGCGGCGGCAAGTTGCAAAGAACGGAACGGACGGACTGGATGACAGAGTCAGGAAAAGAGTTGAACGCCAAGACACCAAGGACGCCAAGGTAGGAAACGCCAAGGAGTTCTTTATCCCCTTTCTTTCCTACCTTGGCGTTCTCGGCGTCCTGGCGTTCATTTCAGAATGGTTTCAATAAGGCCACGCGGTTTAGAACCCCGTACAACGGGCGGCCCGCCCGTTTCTTCGTGGCTAAAACACGGGCGAGCCGCCCGTGGTACGCGCGGAGACGATGGACGAAAAACGCGTCTACCGCGACTGCCGGCGGATCGTCATGTCGAAGTTCTTCACCATGCCTGTATACATGCCCCACACCACGGCGGTGTAGATGCCGATCGCGATCCAGCTGCCGATGAAGATCAGCACGCGGGCATCGGCCAGTTCGCTGGCCCAGGTGGGGTTGGCGGGGTTGAAGTTGTAACTGACGGCCTGCGGGTTGATCAGCAGGCCCAGGAGCGTGAAGGGGCTGAAGCTGCCGATGGCGACCGCGATGTCCGAACCGCGGCCGCTTTCGAGGAAGGTGTAGCCGCACCAGCCGAGCGTGCCGGTGACGCCGGCGACGATGCCGACGCTGGCCATCACCGCCGTCACGGTCGTGCGCATGCGCAGCGACATCTGCATGCCCAGGATGGCGGCGAACGCGCAGACGATGACGAACATGCCCGGCAAGATCAGCAGCGCTTCCGGCAGCACGATCCAGCGGAAGCCGACACCGCCCGAACCGCTCAGCAAGCGGTACATGTCGTAGACGATGAAGATGGCCACGCTGGCCAGCGGCACCGCGATCAACGGCAGCACGAAGCTCACCAGCCCGCGCAGCTTGCCCCAGATGTAGTAACGGCTGGTGATCGGCGTGGTCAGCAGCAGGTCGAGGCTGCCGTCCTCCTTCTCGCGCGTCACCGTGCTGGCGGCGGCGTTGGTGACGATGAGCAGGATGATCGCCAGTTCGACGATTGTGGCGCCCAGCAGGTAGCCTTGCAGCGCCGTCGCCGACAGTGCGGATGGCACCTCGGTCGCCGTCACGCTCGCCAGCACGCGGGCGTTGCCACCACTGGTGGTCACGTCGACCGCCATCCGCCGGCGAAGGTCCTCCAGCGTGCCGGGTTGGCCGTTCACCTTTACGTCGACGGGCTGATTGGCGCGAATCTCGTAGTTGGTGGCCGAGTCGGGCGTGTAGACGGTGAAGATGCCGGTGGCGCTGTCGTAGCTCGTGCGGTCGATGTACATCGCCGGCGTGGTGGTCGACGAATATAACCACAGCAGCACGACCGCGCCGGCAACGCCCGCGAGCATGAAGCCGTAGCGCAGCAGCGTCGCCCGGGCGGCCGATGCCTTGGTCTTGGCCTCGCGCCAGGCGATCGGGTTGCTCCAGACGAAGCGCGGCTTGCGCGTCGTGGCGCCCTTCGACACGTGCAGCTTCTGCAAGATCCACGACCGCAGCGACACGGTCGACTGCGCCAGGCGGCGCAGCATGACGATCGACGGCACCACGAGCACGAAGCTCAGGAAGAACATGAACGTGATGTAGAACCCCGCCGGCCGGGCGAGGTACCAGCCCCAGGGCCAGCCCTGCAAGTCGGGCGGCAGGTCGGTCATGGCGGGCGGGGCATACAGCTCTGAACCGAAGATCGTCTGCAGCGCCAGGAACGGGTTCAGCCCGGTCATCCAACTGGTCGTCGAGAGCGCGCCGGTCGTCAGGTTGATCTTGAACGCGTCCAGCTGGTCCAACAGCGCGGTGCCGACGAGGTAGAGGACGATGAAGAAGTAGAAGCTGAAGATCGTCCGCCGGGTGCCGACCTTAAAGGTCGCGATCGCCATGGCCATGGAACCGGTCACGAACGCCGTCGCCGCCGCCACGTTGAACGATTGGATGATGTCGCGGATTGCCACGCCACCGAAGATCTGCGTGATCGAGAAGATCGGGATGCCGCTGATGAGCAACGCGATCACGAAGAACAACCGCGACAGCAGCGACCCCAGCACGATCTGCCCATTAGTCAACGGCGTGGCGAGCAAGATGTCGTACGTCTGGCTGTCCTTTTCCTGCGTGATCGCCCCGGCGGTAAAGATGGGCG
The nucleotide sequence above comes from Tepidisphaeraceae bacterium. Encoded proteins:
- a CDS encoding ABC transporter permease subunit, which encodes MLGITDYLWRLIPANPILLRVIEAGGKRRRDLFIRCIYLGLLILVVVFSLNTQATQLDQLTSISRQLFERMSYLQLALVALLSPIFTAGAITQEKDSQTYDILLATPLTNGQIVLGSLLSRLFFVIALLISGIPIFSITQIFGGVAIRDIIQSFNVAAATAFVTGSMAMAIATFKVGTRRTIFSFYFFIVLYLVGTALLDQLDAFKINLTTGALSTTSWMTGLNPFLALQTIFGSELYAPPAMTDLPPDLQGWPWGWYLARPAGFYITFMFFLSFVLVVPSIVMLRRLAQSTVSLRSWILQKLHVSKGATTRKPRFVWSNPIAWREAKTKASAARATLLRYGFMLAGVAGAVVLLWLYSSTTTPAMYIDRTSYDSATGIFTVYTPDSATNYEIRANQPVDVKVNGQPGTLEDLRRRMAVDVTTSGGNARVLASVTATEVPSALSATALQGYLLGATIVELAIILLIVTNAAASTVTREKEDGSLDLLLTTPITSRYYIWGKLRGLVSFVLPLIAVPLASVAIFIVYDMYRLLSGSGGVGFRWIVLPEALLILPGMFVIVCAFAAILGMQMSLRMRTTVTAVMASVGIVAGVTGTLGWCGYTFLESGRGSDIAVAIGSFSPFTLLGLLINPQAVSYNFNPANPTWASELADARVLIFIGSWIAIGIYTAVVWGMYTGMVKNFDMTIRRQSR